A window from Salvia miltiorrhiza cultivar Shanhuang (shh) chromosome 2, IMPLAD_Smil_shh, whole genome shotgun sequence encodes these proteins:
- the LOC131010276 gene encoding trimethyltridecatetraene synthase-like — protein MENPWLLLALLSALAIAFISKIVFKTDQKLGPPGPKPWPIIGNLNLLGSIPHQSLHHLSQKYGEIMLLKLGKFPVVVASSPKMAEQFLKVHDAAFASRPPALAAGKHISYDNSDVSFSPYGPYWREARKILMSELLGTKKLDQFEQIRVEARRSFFSRLKALSGKPVVLREHLSRYIMSTICRMVMTNEYVGDSSIIDDGGMAEMMRDWFVLTGVFNIGDWIPWLGPLDLQGYVRRMKAFRKKSDSFFGYVIDDHIARRRDGSDKDFVDALLDLAEDPNAQLHLTRDSLKSLIMNVVLGGPDTSITTVEWALHEMFRQPRIFERARAELDAVIGRDRWVEENDFTQLPYVDAIIMETFRLHPIATFLAPHYAIQDCNVAGYNISKGTSILINTWSIGRDPNTWDAAEEFLPERFMGKQTDMTGGNFALLPFGSGRRICPAYNLGLKIVRTTLANLLHGFEVELEEGMRGEDVSLEEQYGLATNPKHPVSIIVKPTLPAHLY, from the exons ATGGAAAATCCCTGGTTACTATTAGCCCTACTTTCCGCTCTTGCAATAGCCTTCATCTCAAAGATAGTATTCAAAACTGATCAAAAACTCGGGCCGCCCGGTCCAAAACCATGGCCTATAATAGGCAATCTGAACCTTCTTGGCTCAATCCCACATCAATCCCTCCACCATTTATCCCAAAAATACGGCGAAATAATGTTACTAAAGTTGGGAAAATTTCCAGTGGTGGTGGCATCATCACCCAAGATGGCCGAGCAGTTCCTCAAGGTGCACGATGCAGCCTTCGCGTCGAGGCCTCCCGCACTTGCCGCCGGCAAGCACATCAGCTACGACAACTCTGACGTGTCCTTCTCTCCCTACGGCCCATACTGGCGAGAAGCGCGTAAAATATTGATGTCGGAGCTCTTGGGCACCAAAAAACTGGACCAGTTTGAGCAAATTCGCGTTGAGGCGAGGCGTTCTTTCTTCTCACGTCTCAAAGCCCTGTCGGGGAAGCCGGTTGTGCTCAGAGAGCATCTATCGCGTTACATTATGTCGACAATTTGTAGGATGGTTATGACGAATGAATATGTTGGCGATAGCTCGATTATAGATGATGGTGGCATGGCGGAGATGATGCGCGACTGGTTTGTGCTCACTGGAGTGTTCAATATCGGGGACTGGATACCGTGGCTCGGTCCTCTTGATCTGCAGGGCTACGTTAGGAGAATGAAGGCTTTCCGCAAGAAATCAGACAGTTTTTTTGGGTATGTGATTGATGATCACATAGCTAGAAGAAGAGACGGCTCCGACAAAGATTTTGTTGATGCCTTGCTAGATTTAGCTGAGGATCCTAATGCTCAACTTCATCTCACAAGGGACTCTCTCAAGTCATTGATAATG AACGTTGTACTTGGCGGCCCAGACACCTCAATCACAACAGTGGAATGGGCCTTACACGAAATGTTCAGACAACCGCGCATATTTGAGAGAGCGAGGGCAGAGCTGGATGCAGTGATCGGCAGGGATAGATGGGTGGAGGAGAATGACTTCACTCAGTTGCCGTACGTTGATGCCATCATCATGGAGACGTTCCGCTTGCATCCAATTGCTACGTTTTTAGCTCCCCATTACGCGATTCAGGATTGCAACGTTGCAG GATACAACATATCAAAAGGGACGAGCATCCTCATAAATACATGGAGCATAGGCAGGGATCCCAACACTTGGGATGCGGCTGAGGAATTCCTGCCGGAGAGGTTTATGGGGAAACAGACCGATATGACCGGAGGTAACTTTGCGCTATTGCCGTTTGGGTCGGGCAGGAGGATATGCCCGGCATACAACCTCGGCCTTAAGATTGTTCGAACAACGTTGGCTAATCTGTTGCATGGATTTGAGGTAGAATTGGAGGAGGGCATGAGGGGCGAGGATGTAAGCTTAGAGGAACAGTACGGACTCGCCACAAATCCAAAACACCCTGTTTCTATCATTGTGAAACCTACACTTCCTGCCCATCTATACTAA
- the LOC131010275 gene encoding trimethyltridecatetraene synthase-like → MLLKFGKFPVLVASSPHMAKQFLKVHDANFATRPSLAAGKYTAYNYSDMTWAPYGPHWRQARKIFLSEVFNAKRLEFFEPIRVEERRIFLSRLHSLSGKPVVLRDHLSNYALSNISRMVLRNKYFSETEDDHHHNSIFKLHELQGMLDEWFLLNGVINIGDWIPWLSFLDLQGYVKRMKELHKKLDKFIEFVIDDHQGRRAAEKGFPPKDVVDMLLVMAEKPNLEVKLTRDCVKALLQDLLSGGTDTSATTIEWAMNEVLRHPGVAEKAREELDRVIGRKRWVEESDYSELPYISAIIMESWRLHPLAPLLAPHCAMEDCKVAGYDIQKGTQVLINTWSIGLDPNAWDAPQEFLPERFLGEDIDMTGSNFSFLPFGSGRRSCPGYKLGLKIVQTTLANLLHGFELRLVEGMRPQDICMEELYGLTVHPKDSLQLIMEPKLAPHLYQALIGDE, encoded by the exons ATGCTCCTAAAGTTTGGGAAATTTCCAGTTTTGGTAGCATCATCACCTCATATGGCCAAACAGTTCTTAAAGGTGCATGATGCGAACTTCGCCACAAGGCCTTCGCTTGCTGCTGGTAAATACACTGCCTACAATTACTCGGACATGACATGGGCGCCTTACGGCCCTCACTGGAGACAAGCGCGTAAAATCTTCCTCTCTGAGGTGTTCAATGCAAAGAGGCTCGAATTCTTTGAGCCCATTCGAGTTGAGGAGAGGCGTATCTTCCTATCCCGTTTGCATTCCCTGTCAGGAAAGCCAGTAGTGTTGAGAGATCATTTATCAAACTACGCGCTGTCCAACATTAGTAGGATGGTGTTGAGAAACAAGTACTTCAGCGAAACAGAAGATGATCATCATCACAACTCCATTTTCAAGCTTCATGAGTTGCAAGGAATGTTGGACGAGTGGTTTTTGCTCAATGGAGTGATCAATATAGGAGATTGGATTCCTTGGCTTAGTTTCCTCGATTTGCAAGGGTATGTTAAAAGGATGAAGGAATTGCACAAGAAACTGGATAAGTTTATTGAGTTTGTGATTGATGATCACCAAGGCAGAAGAGCTGCAGAAAAGGGCTTCCCCCCGAAAGATGTGGTAGACATGTTATTGGTAATGGCTGAGAAACCTAATCTTGAGGTTAAACTCACAAGAGATTGTGTTAAAGCATTATTGCAG GACTTGCTAAGTGGTGGTACGGACACCTCGGCTACAACAATTGAATGGGCTATGAACGAAGTATTGAGGCATCCTGGAGTAGCTGAGAAGGCGAGAGAAGAACTAGACAGAGTAATTGGAAGGAAGAGATGGGTAGAAGAGAGCGACTATTCTGAATTGCCTTACATAAGTGCCATAATTATGGAGTCATGGAGGTTGCATCCACTAGCTCCACTGCTAGCACCCCATTGCGCGATGGAGGACTGCAAAGTTGCAGGATACGACATACAAAAAGGGACACAGGTGCTCATCAACACATGGAGCATAGGGCTGGATCCCAACGCATGGGATGCCCCTCAAGAATTCCTGCCAGAAAGATTTCTTGGAGAAGATATAGATATGACAGGAAGTAACTTTTCCTTCCTGCCATTTGGCTCCGGCAGAAGGAGTTGCCCAGGATACAAGCTTGGACTCAAAATTGTTCAAACAACATTGGCCAATTTGCTGCATGGTTTTGAGCTGAGATTGGTTGAGGGAATGAGGCCTCAAGATATATGTATGGAAGAACTGTATGGACTTACTGTTCATCCTAAAGACTCTCTTCAACTTATCATGGAACCTAAACTCGCACCCCACCTTTATCAAGCTCTTATTGGTGATGAGTGA